TGAGTTTGCCGATATAGGGCACCACAAAGAGAGAAATCGGGAGTGCGATCATGTAGGAAACGGGGAATGCACGCTTCCACCAAGCGGCGAAAAACGCACTGGAAAAGCCGTTTTGCAGCACCTCAAAATTCATAAAGGTGACAACGCCAGACATGCAAAATGACATAATAAGCGACATATAGAGTGCAAAAATAACGTTACGGACAAAGACTCGTCTATGTTTCATGAACGGGGAGACTCCTCGGAATAAAACAGGTTAAATATGGGAAATGAGAGAATAATTGTAACAAAGGGCGAGCAAGATCGCGGGATCTATTTGTTAAAAATTGTGAAGAGGGCATAAAAAACCACTGCAAATCATTAAGATCGGCAGTGGTGTTTGTGAGTAAGATCTTCGTAAGATTCGATTAATTGAATTGAGTTACTCGAAACTTGTTAATCAAAGTTCATTAATCTGGTGAAACTTCTAAAATAATCTTGCCGATATGTTCGCTCGACTCCATCAGTTCATGAGCTTCTTTGGCTTGAGCGAGAGGGAAGACTTGATAGATCACAGGTTTGAAATGTCCCGCTTCAATAAGCGGAAGCGCCTTTTCAACGACGCGAGAAGTGAGCGCTGCTTTAAACTCAAATTCGCGTGCGCGAAGCGTGCTACCAGTGATTTTAATACGGCGCTGCATCATTTTAAGAAGATTTAATTCAACTTTCGCACCGCCCATGGAATTGATGTAGACCATGCGCCCATCGGGATTCATCA
The window above is part of the Ignatzschineria sp. RMDPL8A genome. Proteins encoded here:
- a CDS encoding DUF2798 domain-containing protein, whose protein sequence is MKHRRVFVRNVIFALYMSLIMSFCMSGVVTFMNFEVLQNGFSSAFFAAWWKRAFPVSYMIALPISLFVVPYIGKLTNLTLNKLYSSNEG